The sequence AGCCGTATCTGTATTGGGAGGATCTTGGAATATGAACGCTGTTACTGATTCAGTGGGAACTGTGACCTTGGTCGATGGTACTATTACTAATGGTACTCTTACTGGAACTGCCTATACAGTTGAAAAAGGAACTATCGGTGCAGTACTTGCTGGAGCAATAGCTCTTGTAAAAAATAGGCAAGGTACTGTGACAATGACCGCGGCGAATACTATTAGTAGTACAGTAACAATTAATGCTGGTGCTATTATTTTAAGTGGATCTGGTTCAGCTGCGTCTGCTACTTTTACCGTTAACCTTGGTGGTACTCTAACACTTGATAATAGTTCAACAGCCGTGGCCAGTCGTCTTGGAGATGCGTTGGCTCTAACTATGAACGGCGGAAATTTTAATTTTATCGGCAATACGGCGGCGCTGTCTTCAGAAACAGCTGGAGCGCTGACATTATCAACGGGATATAATGTGATAACAATTACACCCGGTGCTGGTGGATCAACTACTATGACTTTTGCCAGCTTAACTCGTTCTGCTGGTTCGACTGCTTTATTTAGAGGAACTGGATTTGGTACTAATCCTGCTGCTAATATTTCGACTCTAATGTTTACCTCTATTGGAACAAACTTAATTGGTGCTGCAGGTGCCGCTAATTCAAAAACTATCAGCGTTATTAAAGGTGCCTTCGGCGACACTTCATTAAGCGGAACTGGCTCAGACATGGTTACTTATAACGTTGGAAATACCAACGGTTTAAGATTACTTAACCAAGCTGGATTTAGCGGTGAATATGCCACTGATTTTGCCACTGCTAATGGTAACGTCAAATTAGGTGCGGACACGGCTGCTTCTACTCAATCAATCAATTCATTAATTTTAAATAATTTTAGTGTCACTAATCCAGGAACAGCGCAGACAATTACTTTAGCCACGGCCAGCTTGAGTGGTAATACCTTGCTTAATAGTGCGACTAATATTGCTGGTGCTAACACGACTATTGGTATGACAACTCTTGAACTGCCTATGCTCGTTACTGCTAATGCTACAGTCTCAGCAATTCTTGGTACTAACGCAGCTGGTACTGTTACTTTAGGTGGTGTTGGTAATCTAACTTTAAGTGCTGCTGGCGCTTATACTGGAACAACAACTATAAATAATGCCACGCTAACTTATGGAGCTAGTAACGTTATTTCTTCAGGTGCTGTCACGGTTGTTAATGGTATTTATGATCTTAATGGTAATTCAGATACAATTGGCGCGCTTAACTTAAACGCAGGCACAGTTAGAAGCGGAAGCGGTACTTTGACTTTAGGAGGAACAGTGACAACTACTGCTAACAATAATGTTAGCTCAACAATTAGCGGTAATCTTGGTTTGGGTGCTGCGAGAAGTTTTAACATTGGTGATTCTGTAGTTGATAATGATGTGGTTGTTTCAGCAGTTATTAGCGGTGCCTTTGCGATTACTAAGGATACCGGCGCTGGAGTTTTAGTTTTTTCTGGTAATAATACCTACACTGGTACAACTACTATTAACGCCGGAACTTTGCGACTTGGTGCTAATGGTGATGCAACTAATACGCCACTCGGCACAACCGCTGGCGGAACCTTGGTTGTTGGTGCTAGCTCGGCGCTTGACTTAAACGGTTATACACTTGGTACAACCGAAGGTCTAAGTTTGAACGGTGCGTTGGCTGCTGGAGCCGTACAAAATCTTTCTAGTGTCAATTCTACTTATAGTGGTCTGGTTGTTCTTGCAGGTGCTAGTACGATTATTTCTAACTACGGTGATATTAATGTAACAAATGCCGGCACAATTTCCGGTGCTTTTGGTTTGACAATTGGTGGCTCTGGCAATGGAACTCTTGTCAGTATTGTTGGTACTGGTGCAAACACCTTAACGAAAAACGGTGTGGGTTTGTGGAACGTTTCTGGCGCCAGCACTTTTACCAGCACAACAACAATCAGCGCCGGAACTTTACAGCTCGGTTCGGCTGGTTCGGCTGGTAATACGCCACTTGGAACAACTGCCGGCGTAACTGCGATTACTTCTGGTGCCATACTTGATCTTAATGGAATTACTCTATCTACAGCTGAGCCAATAACTAGCATTAACGGAACAGGAATAAATAACCGTGGAGCTATTACAACTAATTCCTCGAGTCCGACAAGTTTCAGCGGACCAATTACTCTAGGAGCCGCTTCTCGTATTACTAATTTTGGTAGTGGAACATTTTCGTTCAGTGGCGCATTGGCTGGCGCGTTTGCGCTTACCTTAGTAAGTTCACCCGGAACAATAACACAAACTACTGCCAGCGCTTGGTCAGCCGTCGCCGGTGCAATCACCAAAGAAGGATCAGGTCTACTTATTCTTGGTGGGCAAAATGCTTTCACTGGCGCGGTTACTATTAGCACCGGGACTGTTCAACTTGGAGCCAACGGTGGAGTAACGAACACGCCTCTTGGTACAATTGGCGGAGCCACTACTGTTGCAGCTGGTGCAGATCTTGATTTATCAACTTTCACTCTTGGTGGATCTTCAACTTGGGAGCCATTAACTTTAAACGGCAGCGGAATTAATAATGCTGGGGCATTAACTAGTAGCTCTTCAGGTGCTAATACTTTTGGTGTTCTGACTCTTGGTTCAAACGCTCGTATTCAAAATTCAGGCTCAGGACTTATTACTTTTGCTGGTGCACCAACTGGAACTTTTAACTATGTTATTAGTGGAACAGGTCCAACAACTTTCTCCGGAATTTTTCCGGCCGTGGCTATTACTATAACTAAATATGATTCCGGAATTCTGACTTTAGGTGCAGCGAATCTCAGTACAGGCTTAGTGAGAATTAATGGTGGAACTTTAAAATATGGAGTTAACGATGCCTTAGCTACTGGAGCCGTTACTGTTGCTGGCGGAACATTTGATCTTAGCGGTTTTAATGAAACTAACATCGGTGCTGTCACTTTAATTAGCGGATCAATTATTAACAGTGGTGGAGCGGCTACGCTAACTTCGACTGCTGCTTACGCCCTTGAAAGTGGAACAATCAGTGCAGTATTAGGTAGCGCTGTGGCTGCTGGTATTTCAAAGACAACCAGTGGTCAAGTTATTTTGTCTGGTAATAATACCTTTACCAGTACTTCCGCTGCTTTGTTGGTTGGTAAATTAAATTTGCAAAATAGCAACGCTCTTGGTGCTGCTGGTACTACTCATACTACAACAGTGACAGCTGGAGCTACCTTGGAGTTACAAAATAATATTACTTTACCAAGCACTAAATTAATTACTATTAACGGTACTGGTGCAGGTGGTATTGGATCAATACGAAATGTTAGTGATTCGAATACGATTCAGGGAGCAATCACGCTCAGCTCAATCACGCCACGTATTAAATCTGAGAGTGGAGCTCTCGTTGTTTCGGGGGCTATTAGCGGTGCAACTAACTCTTTGTTGGTTGGTGGATCTGGTAATACGACGATTTCCAGAGTTATCGGTACTACCAGCGGTACGCTTACTAAAGATGGATCCGGAACTTTAATATTAACAACAGCTACAAATACTTATACCGGTTTAACTACGATTAATGCTGGAGCGATTAATGTACGGAATGCCGCGTCGCTCGGCACAACGGCGGCTGGCACGGTTGTTAATTCCGGCGGAGCTTTACAGATTCAGGGAACTATTACAGTCGGAGCAGAAGCTTTAACTTTATATGGCAATGGTGTTTCTAATACTGGCGCTTTACGAAATATTGTTAATGATAATACTTATCAAGGAACTATTACCCTGGGTTCAAATGCTTCGATAGGTTCAGACGCCGGTACTCTGACTTTGAGCGGAACTATTACAGGTGCTACATCAATTGGCTTAACTAAAGTTGGAGCAGCAACAGTTGCAGCGTCAAATACAATTAACGTTGGTGGAGATTTTGCTATTTCAGCCGGAACCTTAACTGCATCATCGAATACTATTACCATTGCTGGTAGTTGGTCTAACTCAGGAACTTTTACCGCAGGCTCTTCTACTGTTTTGATGAACGGAGGCAATACCGTGACAGTTTCCGGCACAACAACTTTTAATAATTTAACTATTACACATACTGTCGCCAAAGAAGTTGATTTCCAAACCGCTGGTTCACCAATTTTTCATATTACTGGAGTATTTACGGTTACCGGACACAGTGGTGCGGCTATAAAATTATATTCTGATGCTAGTCCAACCCAATGGCGTATTCATCCAACTGGAACAGCAGTTTTAGATTGGCTTGATGTTAAAGACAGTGCTTGTGAATCCGGTTCAATAAATATGAATCCAACTAATTTTACCAACACAAATAATGGAACATGCTGGGCTATGCCTTCTATTACTATGACTATGTCTTTATCTAATGCCACGATTAATTTTGGAACCTTAACGATGTTGTCGCCGCGTTATGCTACGAGCACACTTGGTGCAGGCGTAGAAAGTATTGCCCACACCATTGATGTGTCAACTAATGCTACCTATGGCTATACTTTATATGTTCAAGGAGATCCTTTAGCTGGTCCGGGTGGACATGTAATTACCGCAATTGGTAACACGCCAGCCGCTTCTAATCCTGGTAATGAGCAATTTGGTATTAGATCTACTGTTAGCGGGGGAGTAGCGACAGTTGCTTCAACTTATGGACATGCTAGTAACTATGGCTATGATGCAACGGCAAGTAACCAAAGTACTATTGGAAATGCCGCAGGAGCATCAACTGATACTTTCTCTATGCGTTATTTATGTAATATCGGTTTTACAACTAACGCAGGAAGTTATTCTACGACCTTAACTTATACCGCGGTAGGTGGTTTTTAATAGACGACTATCTAAATGTGTGCTATAATAAGAGTATATTTATTTATCCACATAATAATTTATTTTAC is a genomic window of Candidatus Falkowbacteria bacterium containing:
- a CDS encoding autotransporter-associated beta strand repeat-containing protein; this translates as MVLLSEQLNRNGRGINDGGAIINNSASGIGYSGGITIGSDARITNTGAGLLTLSGAIATAGTTRIGGAGNITLVTGVASGAGGLTKDGAGTLTVNVSETYTGATIIEAGNFNYGASGLLAVTAVSVLGGSWNMNAVTDSVGTVTLVDGTITNGTLTGTAYTVEKGTIGAVLAGAIALVKNRQGTVTMTAANTISSTVTINAGAIILSGSGSAASATFTVNLGGTLTLDNSSTAVASRLGDALALTMNGGNFNFIGNTAALSSETAGALTLSTGYNVITITPGAGGSTTMTFASLTRSAGSTALFRGTGFGTNPAANISTLMFTSIGTNLIGAAGAANSKTISVIKGAFGDTSLSGTGSDMVTYNVGNTNGLRLLNQAGFSGEYATDFATANGNVKLGADTAASTQSINSLILNNFSVTNPGTAQTITLATASLSGNTLLNSATNIAGANTTIGMTTLELPMLVTANATVSAILGTNAAGTVTLGGVGNLTLSAAGAYTGTTTINNATLTYGASNVISSGAVTVVNGIYDLNGNSDTIGALNLNAGTVRSGSGTLTLGGTVTTTANNNVSSTISGNLGLGAARSFNIGDSVVDNDVVVSAVISGAFAITKDTGAGVLVFSGNNTYTGTTTINAGTLRLGANGDATNTPLGTTAGGTLVVGASSALDLNGYTLGTTEGLSLNGALAAGAVQNLSSVNSTYSGLVVLAGASTIISNYGDINVTNAGTISGAFGLTIGGSGNGTLVSIVGTGANTLTKNGVGLWNVSGASTFTSTTTISAGTLQLGSAGSAGNTPLGTTAGVTAITSGAILDLNGITLSTAEPITSINGTGINNRGAITTNSSSPTSFSGPITLGAASRITNFGSGTFSFSGALAGAFALTLVSSPGTITQTTASAWSAVAGAITKEGSGLLILGGQNAFTGAVTISTGTVQLGANGGVTNTPLGTIGGATTVAAGADLDLSTFTLGGSSTWEPLTLNGSGINNAGALTSSSSGANTFGVLTLGSNARIQNSGSGLITFAGAPTGTFNYVISGTGPTTFSGIFPAVAITITKYDSGILTLGAANLSTGLVRINGGTLKYGVNDALATGAVTVAGGTFDLSGFNETNIGAVTLISGSIINSGGAATLTSTAAYALESGTISAVLGSAVAAGISKTTSGQVILSGNNTFTSTSAALLVGKLNLQNSNALGAAGTTHTTTVTAGATLELQNNITLPSTKLITINGTGAGGIGSIRNVSDSNTIQGAITLSSITPRIKSESGALVVSGAISGATNSLLVGGSGNTTISRVIGTTSGTLTKDGSGTLILTTATNTYTGLTTINAGAINVRNAASLGTTAAGTVVNSGGALQIQGTITVGAEALTLYGNGVSNTGALRNIVNDNTYQGTITLGSNASIGSDAGTLTLSGTITGATSIGLTKVGAATVAASNTINVGGDFAISAGTLTASSNTITIAGSWSNSGTFTAGSSTVLMNGGNTVTVSGTTTFNNLTITHTVAKEVDFQTAGSPIFHITGVFTVTGHSGAAIKLYSDASPTQWRIHPTGTAVLDWLDVKDSACESGSINMNPTNFTNTNNGTCWAMPSITMTMSLSNATINFGTLTMLSPRYATSTLGAGVESIAHTIDVSTNATYGYTLYVQGDPLAGPGGHVITAIGNTPAASNPGNEQFGIRSTVSGGVATVASTYGHASNYGYDATASNQSTIGNAAGASTDTFSMRYLCNIGFTTNAGSYSTTLTYTAVGGF